Within Elizabethkingia sp. JS20170427COW, the genomic segment ATATTCGTACAGGTGCTATCCCAACAAATACTCCTGAATTTGATGTTGCAGAAAAAGAAATTAAAGAGAAAATCAATTTCTTCTTAAACAATAAAGGAACTCATTCTGTAGATCACTTCCATAAACAATTAGGACACATCATGTGGAATAAAGTGGGTATGGCTCGTAATGAGAAAGGCTTACAAGAAGCAATTAAAGAGATTGAAGAAGTAAGAAAAGATTTCTGGAAAAATGTAAGAGTACCTGGTGAGGCAGATAACCTGAACCCAGAACTAGAAAAAGCATTTAGAGTAGCAGATTTCTTAGAGTTAGGACAGTTGTTAGCAATAGATGCTCTTAACAGAAAAGAGTCTTGTGGTGGTCACTATCGCGAGGAATATTCTACTCCTGAAGGAGAAGCACAACGTGATGATGAAAACTACATGTACGTTGCAGCTTGGGAATATAAAGGAGAAGATATTAACCAATCTGTTCTTCACAAAGAAGAGTTGGTATACGAAAATATCGAAGTTAAACAACGTAGTTATAAATAATCTCCAACCCTAAAAATAAAGTTATGAGTAATACTAAAAGTCTCAATCTTACCTTAAAAATTTGGAGACAAAAAAATGGTAAAACAAAAGGTCAGTTTGAAACCTATAAAATTTCAGGCGTTTCTACAGATAGCTCTTTCCTAGAAATGTTAGATATCCTTAACGAAAATCTAATCAACGAAGGTAAAGACCCTGTAGCTTTTGATCACGATTGTCGTGAAGGTATTTGTGGTATGTGTTCTCTATATATCAATGGTCGTCCACACGGTCCTGAAACAGGAATTACCACTTGCCAATTGCATATGAGACACTTCAAAGATGGTGAAACAATCTTTATCGAACCATGGAGAAGTGCTGCATTCCCAGTAATTAAAGACTTGGTGGTAGACCGTTCAGCTTTTGATAGAATCATGGCTGCAGGTGGGTTTATCTCCGTAAACACAGCAGGTAATACAACAGATGCTAACAATATTGCAGTTCCTAAAGAAGATGCAGATAAAGCAATGGATGCCGCTACATGTATCGGTTGTGGAGCTTGTGTAGCAACTTGTAAAAATGGTTCTGCATCTCTATTCGTTTCTGCTAAAGTTTCTCAATTCGCCCTGCTTCCTCAAGGTAGAGTAGAAGCGAAGAGAAGAGTATTAAGCATGGTGAAACAAATGGATGAAGAAGGCTTCGGTGCTTGTTCTAACACAGGTGCTTGTGAGGTAGAATGTCCTAAAGGAATTTCTCTAGAAAACATCGCAAGAATGAACAGAGAATACCTAAGTGCAAACTTTACTACTCCAGCTGATCATATTTAATCTAAAACAATAAATAGACAAAGCTGCTTTTCTTATGAAGAGCAGCTTTTTTTCATCCTTTTAACGGGTTTTGAGTAAAGTATTTAGACGAATGTTAAATAAACACTAAAGCTTACTTTAGAGTACCAAAATACAAGAAAAAAAACTATTTTTGCCCATATTAAAAATTTGAAATGAAAAAACTATTATTAATAGCCTTATGTACCTTATTTATGGTATCTTGTAGCAACAAGAAAAGCGTTATTATTTCTGGGAAAATCGAAGGAGCTTCCCCACTTGAAAGAATAGAAATTATCGACATTACCGACCCAGCAACTTTACCTATAGCCAATATAGGAGTAGATGCTCAAGGTAATTTCTCCGATACTTTGGAAATTCCTAAAAATGGAGTATATGCCATTACTTATGGAGGTATGGATAGCCATATTTATCTTAAAGGAGGAGAAAACCTGAAGTTATCTGGTATGGCAGGAGCCTTCCCAAATCAATTTACAGTAGAAGGAGACGCTAAAAACAATGATTTCTTAAAGAAAACAAAAACCTACGCAGATAATTATTTCTCAAAATTAAGCCAAGAAATTGTTCTAAAAGACGAAGCTAAGTTCCTTACAGAATTAGGAAAATTCAAAAGCGATATCAATAAAGAAATCGATAATATTGCAAAAACAACAGGTGCTGATAGTGACTTGGTGAAATGGAAAAAAGAAGAGCTGGATGTAAATCTTTTATTGATTTCAGGACAATACGTAGCATTACATGGCCAATTAACCAACAACCCTAATTTTAAAGTTTCTGAAAAATTCACCAATTATCAGAAAGAGCTGGTAGGAAACGAGGAAGACAAAATTAAAAACTTCTTAGGATACCGTAAATATCTATTAAGCAACATAGGACAAGGTTTCCAAGAATTTCAACAGAAAAATCAAAAACCTGGTGCTAGTTTAACCGAAGTGTTTATCAACTACCTAAAGGATAAAAAGTACTCACCATTGGTGAAGGATTATTTAATATCTTTTGTAGCTACTAGTATCGATATGCATCCACAAGCTGAAAATACAGATCAGTTGATTAAAGTATTGGATGAAAATATTAAAGACGAAAAAGTAAAAGAGAGTATTCATAAAGTTG encodes:
- a CDS encoding TlpA disulfide reductase family protein, whose amino-acid sequence is MKKLLLIALCTLFMVSCSNKKSVIISGKIEGASPLERIEIIDITDPATLPIANIGVDAQGNFSDTLEIPKNGVYAITYGGMDSHIYLKGGENLKLSGMAGAFPNQFTVEGDAKNNDFLKKTKTYADNYFSKLSQEIVLKDEAKFLTELGKFKSDINKEIDNIAKTTGADSDLVKWKKEELDVNLLLISGQYVALHGQLTNNPNFKVSEKFTNYQKELVGNEEDKIKNFLGYRKYLLSNIGQGFQEFQQKNQKPGASLTEVFINYLKDKKYSPLVKDYLISFVATSIDMHPQAENTDQLIKVLDENIKDEKVKESIHKVEKAIFGLKVGSETPKVDLLDAQNKKVTLDAVAKGKPTMVVFYSSWAPYTIQSMPIIKQITTAYQAKMNTVFINLDDTFAQAKKTNDSMLKDIKAQKLYAKGGLNSDAAKQFAIYAFKLPSFVIIGKDGKIASKTFMNVMDPELKSALDKTSGMVGPPIAMPQAPVEAAPVDTIKAK
- a CDS encoding succinate dehydrogenase/fumarate reductase iron-sulfur subunit — encoded protein: MSNTKSLNLTLKIWRQKNGKTKGQFETYKISGVSTDSSFLEMLDILNENLINEGKDPVAFDHDCREGICGMCSLYINGRPHGPETGITTCQLHMRHFKDGETIFIEPWRSAAFPVIKDLVVDRSAFDRIMAAGGFISVNTAGNTTDANNIAVPKEDADKAMDAATCIGCGACVATCKNGSASLFVSAKVSQFALLPQGRVEAKRRVLSMVKQMDEEGFGACSNTGACEVECPKGISLENIARMNREYLSANFTTPADHI